The following are encoded together in the Citrus sinensis cultivar Valencia sweet orange chromosome 1, DVS_A1.0, whole genome shotgun sequence genome:
- the LOC102628949 gene encoding uncharacterized protein LOC102628949: MQVLSNSRRLSRVLKSSTLLSSNHPVFTSSSTCPRHQWQLRSTFFSPSIFSGMIQGNCSEAPLLQIYSMTRSSAWFSSQTSSDASTPTDTVKELYDKMLESVNVKRTMPPNAWLWSLIENCKNHDDIKLLFDILQNLRRFRLSNLRIHENFNCNLCREVTKACVRVGALDFGKKALWKHNVYGLSPSVASAHHLLSYAKEHKDALLMVEIMKLVKRNNLPLQPGTADIVFRICYDTDDWELICKYSKRFVKAGVKLRKTTFDTWMEFAAKRGDTESLWQIEKLRSESTNQHSLVSGFSCAKGFLLEHKPHNAAGMIQILNQTLPDAKKLGITIELQKLVNEWPLDVIKHQKDEDRKALAMALKSDIPAMVSSLLNMGLQVSVNLEDLTKEESIAS; the protein is encoded by the exons ATGCAAGTTCTCTCAAATTCGCGTCGACTCAGTAGGGTTCTGAAGTCGTCGACTCTGTTAAGCTCAAATCATCCCGTCTTCACATCGTCAAGCACGTGCCCTCGTCACCAATGGCAACTTCGCAGTACTTTCTTTTCCCCTTCAATCTTCTCAG GGATGATCCAAGGAAATTGTTCGGAAGCGCCTCTACTGCAAATATATTCTATGACGAGATCAAGTGCCTGGTTTTCGTCTCAGACGAGTAGTGATGCAAGCACTCCCACAG ATACTGTGAAGGAGTTGTATGATAAAATGTTGGAATCTGTGAATGTTAAACGAACAATGCCCCCAAATGCTTGGTTGTGGTCATTGattgaaaattgtaaaaacCATGACGACATCAAACTTCTGTTCGACATTTTGCAGAATCTTCGAAGATTT AGGCTATCAAACCTTCGCATTCATGAGAATTTTAATTGCAATCTTTGCCGAGAAGTCACCAAGGCTTGTGTTCGTGTAGGGGCCCTTGACTTTG GAAAAAAGGCTTTGTGGAAGCATAATGTGTATGGATTGAGTCCTTCTGTTGCATCGGCCCATCATTTACTG TCATATGCTAAAGAACACAAGGATGCTCTACTAATGGTGGAAATTATGAAACTTGTGAAGAGGAACAACTTACCATTACAACCTGGTACTGCAGATATTGTTTTCAG AATTTGTTACGATACAGATGACTGGGAGTTGATCTGTAAGTATTCGAAGAGGTTTGTCAAGGCAGGAGTAAAACTGCGAAAAACTACGTTTGATACATGGATGGAATTTGCTGCCAAAAGAG GAGACACTGAGTCACTATGGCAAATTGAGAAGTTGAGATCTGAGTCGACGAACCAGCATAGTCTTGTGTCTGGGTTTTCTTGTGCTaag GGATTTCTGCTTGAACATAAGCCCCACAACGCTGCTGGTATGATTCAAATCCTTAATCAG ACTTTACCTGATGCAAAGAAGTTGGGTATCACGATTGAACTTCAGAAGTTGGTAAATGAGTGGCCTTTGGATGTGATAAAGCATCAAAAGGATGAAGACAGAAAG GCATTAGCTATGGCTCTGAAATCTGATATTCCTGCCATGGTATCTAGTCTGTTAAATATGGGCTTACAAGTGAGTGTAAATTTGGAAGACCTGACAAAGGAAGAAAGTATTGCATCTTAA
- the LOC102628676 gene encoding transcription termination factor MTERF4, chloroplastic-like, which yields MFNFLGKAISYYGRHNIAATRDHHKLRFLQHSPLSMLFSRNCISKSNNANHHSFTVSYLMNSCGLSLESALSASKYVRLKTPHKPDSVLNFFKKRGFPKSHTTNIIKRIPKVLLLSPEKTLLPKLEFFRSKGISNPDIVKILSKYPGLFCRSLDNHLIPTFNSLSHLLQSSEKTIALIIHFPHILYHDADYYLLPNVKILRDSGVPESDIIKSIASWPQLFLMHPKIFEKSAASVKEMGINPLRLKFVLAIQAKCIMSESQWESKLDVYKKWGWSEQEWLAAFLKCPWCMITSEDKITAIMDFFVNGMGWEPAVIAKHPVLTTFSMEKRIIPRGAVIQFLLSKGLVKSDTTYLITLLSYPEKTFMLRLMNYDDAPKLLKLYQEKLDHSNKTKCSV from the coding sequence ATGTTTAATTTTCTAGGCAAAGCTATTAGTTATTATGGGAGGCATAACATCGCAGCCACAAGAGACCATCACAAACTGCGATTTCTGCAGCACAGTCCATTGTCGATGTTATTTTCTAGAAACTGCATATCCAAGTCCAATAATGCAAATCACCACTCATTCACTGTGTCTTACCTCATGAACTCATGTGGGTTGTCTCTGGAATCCGCATTATCAGCTTCTAAGTATGTTCGTTTGAAAACCCCACATAAGCCTGACTCAgttctcaattttttcaagAAGCGTGGATTCCCAAAATCCCACACCACAAACATCATCAAAAGAATCccgaaagtgcttttattgagTCCTGAGAAAACCCTTTTGCCCAAGCTTGAGTTTTTTCGTTCTAAAGGAATATCAAACCCTGacattgtcaaaattttatctaaataCCCTGGTCTTTTCTGCAGAAGCCTAGACAACCATTTAATTCCTACTTTTAATTCCCTCAGTCATTTGCTTCAATCTAGCGAGAAGACCATTGCTCTTATTATACACTTTCCCCACATTCTCTATCATGATGCTGATTACTATCTGCTACCTAATGTCAAAATTCTGCGAGATAGTGGTGTGCCTGAATCAGATATTATTAAATCTATTGCGTCTTGGCCGCAATTATTCCTTATGCATCcgaaaatatttgaaaagagTGCGGCTTCTGTAAAGGAGATGGGCATCAATCCCTTAAGATTAAAGTTTGTTCTAGCAATTCAAGCCAAATGTATAATGAGTGAAAGCCAGTGGGAAAGCAAACTTGATGTTTACAAGAAGTGGGGTTGGTCCGAACAAGAGTGGCTAGCAGCATTTTTAAAGTGTCCTTGGTGTATGATCACATCTGAGGACAAGATAACGGCGATAATGGACTTTTTTGTGAACGGAATGGGCTGGGAGCCTGCAGTTATTGCCAAACACCCGGTTCTTACTACGTTTAGCATGGAGAAGAGGATTATTCCTAGGGGGGCAGTAATTCAATTTCTGTTATCAAAAGGTTTGGTTAAGAGTGATACAACTTACTTAATTACATTGCTTTCGTATCCTGAAAAAACCTTCATGCTGAGATTGATGAATTATGATGATGCTCCAAAGCTACTGAAGCTGTACCAAGAGAAGTTAGATCATTCTAATAAGACTAAATGTTCAGTATGA
- the LOC102628376 gene encoding uncharacterized protein LOC102628376 produces the protein MALLGPPELRNSNPQQQSKQSDPTAAISDPFMNLMAANFNKTAMATPTPPPMGFTENGSGTFLSSGNPCLDFFFHVVPSTPPQTLTGFLNASWAHNPLTTLKLICNLRGVRGTGKSDKEGFYTAALWLHSLHPKTFACNVALFAEFGYFKDLPEIIYRLLEGSDVRQIQKAEWERRKRGGSGIVKKRIYSRRGRKFRMIMSRSRNCKQQPKRRNKKPAMADTRELRVANAMQRNKLEKERASALRKEKKIDTAKKVIARYSSDPDFRFLYDRVSDHFAECLKNDMKLYESGEVTKISLAAKWCPSIDSSFDRATLICESIARKVFPKTLYTEYEGIEDAHYAYRVRDRLRKQVLVPLRKALELPEVYIGANRWDSLPYNRVASVAMKLYKDKFLMHDPERFKKYLEDVKAGKAKIAAGALLPHEIIGSLDDPFDGGQVAELQWKRIVDDLMQKGKLRNCMAICDVSGSMHGTPMEVSVALGVLVSELSEEPWKGKLITFSENPELQVLEGDSLRSRTDFVTEMEWGMNTDFQKVFDLILQVAVNGNLKPEQMIKRLFVFSDMEFDQASANPWETDYQVIVSKYKEKGYGSVVPEIVFWNLRDSRSTPVLGTQKGVALVSGFSKNMLTLFLDNEGVINPEQVMEAAISGQEYQKLVVLD, from the coding sequence ATGGCTCTATTGGGTCCGCCGGAGCTCCGAAACTCAAACCCACAACAACAATCGAAACAATCAGATCCAACGGCGGCCATAAGTGATCCATTCATGAATCTGATGGCGGCTAATTTTAACAAAACCGCCATGGCCACCCCCACGCCTCCTCCCATGGGCTTCACCGAAAACGGATCCGGAACGTTTCTCTCTTCCGGCAACCCTTGTCTCGATTTCTTCTTCCATGTGGTACCCAGCACGCCACCTCAGACTTTGACAGGGTTCCTTAACGCTTCCTGGGCCCACAATCCGTTGACCACGCTCAAGCTGATCTGTAATTTACGGGGCGTCCGTGGCACGGGAAAGTCGGATAAAGAAGGGTTCTATACGGCAGCGCTTTGGCTCCACTCGTTGCATCCAAAGACGTTCGCTTGCAACGTGGCGTTGTTTGCTGAGTTCGGATACTTTAAGGATCTGCCGGAGATTATCTACCGGCTTCTAGAAGGATCCGATGTGAGGCAGATTCAAAAAGCTGAGTGGGAGAGGAGAAAACGTGGGGGCAGCGGCATCGTAAAGAAGAGGATTTACTCAAGACGTGGCCGCAAATTCAGAATGATAATGAGTAGGAGCAGAAACTGCAAGCAGCagccaaaaagaagaaacaagaaaCCGGCTATGGCTGACACAAGAGAATTAAGAGTCGCCAACGCGATGCAGAGGAACAAATTGGAAAAAGAGAGAGCCAGCGCCTTGagaaaggagaaaaagatTGATACGGCAAAGAAAGTTATAGCAAGATACTCTTCTGATCCGGATTTCCGTTTCCTATACGACCGCGTTTCGGATCATTTCGCTGAGTGCCTAAAAAACGACATGAAGTTGTACGAATCCGGTGAGGTTACAAAGATCAGCCTGGCTGCTAAGTGGTGCCCATCCATTGATTCGTCCTTTGACAGGGCCACGTTGATTTGCGAGAGCATTGCCAGAAAAGTGTTTCCGAAAACACTGTACACAGAGTACGAAGGAATTGAAGACGCTCATTACGCTTACAGGGTGCGTGATCGGTTGAGAAAACAAGTGCTGGTGCCGCTGAGGAAGGCTCTTGAGTTGCCAGAAGTGTACATAGGCGCCAATAGATGGGACTCGTTACCTTACAACAGAGTGGCCTCTGTAGCGATGAAGTTATACAAAGACAAGTTTTTGATGCATGACCCCGAACGgtttaagaaatatttagaaGATGTGAAGGCTGGAAAGGCAAAAATTGCTGCTGGTGCGTTGCTTCCACATGAGATAATCGGGTCTTTAGATGATCCTTTCGATGGTGGGCAAGTGGCAGAGCTTCAGTGGAAAAGGATTGTTGATGATCTAATGCAGAAGGGGAAATTGAGGAATTGTATGGCTATTTGTGATGTGTCTGGCAGCATGCATGGAACTCCAATGGAGGTCTCTGTTGCTCTGGGAGTTTTGGTGTCTGAATTAAGTGAAGAGCCATGGAAAGGGAAGCTTATTACGTTCAGTGAAAATCCTGAGCTTCAGGTTCTGGAAGGAGATAGTCTTCGATCTAGGACTGACTTTGTGACGGAAATGGAGTGGGGGATGAACACTGATTTTCAGAAAGTGTTCGATCTGATACTGCAAGTTGCTGTGAATGGAAACTTGAAACCTGAACAGATGATAAAGAGACTATTTGTGTTTAGTGACATGGAATTTGATCAAGCTTCTGCGAATCCTTGGGAAACAGATTATCAAGTAATTGTGAGCAAGTATAAAGAAAAAGGGTATGGGTCAGTGGTGCCAGAGATTGTTTTTTGGAATTTAAGAGACTCAAGGTCCACGCCGGTGCTTGGGACGCAGAAAGGGGTGGCTCTTGTTAGTGGGTTTTCAAAGAATATGCTGACATTGTTCTTGGATAATGAAGGGGTAATAAACCCAGAGCAAGTCATGGAAGCTGCCATCTCTGGACAGGAGTATCAGAAGCTAGTTGTGTTGGATTGA